TATTGGTGACTACTACTGCTTCAAAGCCTGCACTGTTGATGTGAGTAATGGCCGGGCCAGAAAAGATTCCATGAGTCAAGATCGCAGAAACTCTGCTGGCTCCAGCTGAGAAAAGTTTGTCCGCTGCATGGCAGATTGTACCACAAGTGTCAGCCACGTCATCCACAAGGATAGCCACACGACCCTTCACATATCCCACTAGTACCATTCGGTCCACTTCACTGGCCTTCTTCGGTTCTTTGTGAATCAAGGCAAAGTCCACAATTCAATCTTTCTGCAACGGAGGTCACTCTCTTAGCTCCACCAGCATCTGGAGAGACAATCGTGCAGTTCCTCCACTCAGAGATATTCTCCTTTATCCACTTCAGGACAGCTGGATCTGCATACAAATTGTCTACTGGGATATCAAAAAAGCCCTGAACTTGAGAAGCATGCTGGTCCATCGTGATGATATGATCTGCACCTGCTATAGACAGCGTATTTACAACAAGCTTGGCGGAGACTGCGGCTCGGCTCTTATCCTCCTTATCCTGCGGGCATACGGGAAGCACGGGACGACTGCAGTAACCCGGCTGGCTGGGGCAATCTTGCAGGCATTAATCATGATCAAAAGCTCCATTAGATTGTCGTTGATTTCGCCACAACCACTCTGCACTATGTGGACGTCCCCTCCTCGCACACTCTCGCCTATCTCCACGCACGTCTCCTGGTTGCTCAATTTCTTGGTCACCACCTTGCCCAGCTCCTGGCCCAGTCGGTCGGCAGTTTTCTGGGATAAGTCCTGGCGGGAGCTGCCGCTGAAGATTTTCACATTTGGCATTTTGGTCAACTGCCCTAGGCTCTCTACGTCCGGTGATCACCCCGGCAGTTGAGAAAGGAACAGAGGTCAGACCACAGACTattccagcccccagccaggCGCAAGAGACCGCAGACGCTAACTAACAGCTTCCGGTTGTTACTCAGCTGTTCCGGTCTCTTCCGGCTGTGCGCCGCTTTAAACTGCCTTCTgggtcttcaaaaaaaaaaaactccttcttGGCACCCAGTTCACGCTTCTAAACTAACGAGTCAAATCTTTTTTCagttcatggattttttttttctcctctattagTGCTTGTATTAGTTTCCATGGGCAGCTTAAATCTGAATACGGAAAAATAGAAACTTTCTACAAGGCAAAACACGTAACTTTGAAAGGAAAGTTCTGGACTGGAGGAAATGTGTAAAACGTGCCCAGAGTTCTTCCAACTGAGTGAGAAAAAGGTAAGTAGGAATAAACGTATGaaaaaatgctagaaatcaaGAAATTGACATTCATTTTCACACACCAGGTAagccaaaattataaaatagataacgccTTCTAGTCTAATGGAAAGTGTAAGTGTGTAGATTTTGCAAGGG
Above is a genomic segment from Balaenoptera acutorostrata chromosome 7, mBalAcu1.1, whole genome shotgun sequence containing:
- the PRPS1L1 gene encoding LOW QUALITY PROTEIN: ribose-phosphate pyrophosphokinase 3 (The sequence of the model RefSeq protein was modified relative to this genomic sequence to represent the inferred CDS: inserted 1 base in 1 codon; deleted 1 base in 1 codon; substituted 1 base at 1 genomic stop codon) — its product is MPNVKIFSGSSRQDLSQKTADRLGQELGKVVTKKLSNQETCVEIGESVRGGDVHIVQSGCGEINDNLMELLIMINACKIAPASRVTAVVPCFPYAXQDKEDKSRAAVSAKLVVNTLSIAGADHIITMDQHASQVQGFFDIPVDNLYADPAVLKWIKENISEWRNCTIVSPDAGGAKRVTSVAERLNVDFALIHKEPKKASEVDRMVLVGYVKGRVAILVDDVADTCGTICHAADKLFSAGASRVSAILTHGIFSGPAITHINSAGFEAVVVTNTIPXEDKVKHCSKIQVIDISMILVEAIRRTHNGESVSYLFSHVPL